TTGAAATTGAGGAAGCAACTCGTAGCCTATCTCCGCATAATTCGTACTTCGGTCGATATTCCATAAGGTTAACGTTCCAATAAATTCACTGGGATCTATGGTATTGATCGTAAAGTAAAAATTATTTTTTATGACCAATTCTATAAACTGCCTGATATCTTCGAGATTTTTATTGACATCCCGCTGAATATACTTAGCAACTTGTGGATTGGTCCTGATATTATACATGTCTTGGAGATCGGACAGTTCGACGGGCTTCAATAATAATTTGTTTGTTGAAATTTTAGTTCCCATATCAAGTCTGTTTGTAATGAATTGACTCAATTTATGAATAAAAATTGTCATTTTATTGGTCTGCCAAGTACCTATTTTCCTCAATCGATTTCGGCTGTGGTCAACAGCTATAAATAGACCAAAAAGGCTTCTTTTCCCATACGACTAAAAAATTATAAGAGAAAAAGTATACTAGATTTCTGAAGTTGTTAAGCCATATTTCTCTTTGAAAGATGAATAAAAATGACTTAGGTTTTCAAAACCAAGATCCAGATAGAAACTTGTTGGTTTTTGTTGTTTGTGTTTAATTAAATAGTAGGCTTCTTCCAGACGTCTATTCTTGAGCCATAATTTTGGACTGCAATTAAAGATCTCAGCAAAGTCACGCTTGAAAGACGATATGCTGCGTCCCGTAAGTTTTGCAAATGATCCTAGTGGAACATTAAACATATAGTTGTTGTTCATAAATTCTTCCAGATCAATTTTATACGTTTTAATGAAATCGAATAAAATATATTTTAAATCAGGGTTACTATCAAGCAAGAGCTCAATGGCCTCCCTGACTTTTATATCTGCAAGTCTTGGTGTTGCCTGTTTTGTTTTATTAATATAAGGAGCAAGCGAAAGAAAATAACTGCTGAGGAACTCATTAGGTTCAAAGAATAATTTCTGTTTTCCGCTATATTGCGTATCTATAACAATTTTATTTTCAAAAGCGTAACGCTGTAAGGTTTCTTTGTCCAACGTTATCGCAATGAAATTATACTTTCCAGATTTTGAAGGATATTTTATTGTACGGATAAGCTGATTTTTTTTGACCAGAACGACCATATTTTCATGGATAATGGTAAATCCCTGATCATGAAAAGCATGTGTCTCGCCGGAAAGCTGAAATCCTAGAAAATGATCCGGATAAAATTCCTCGGATCCCCTATGTTTTTCAAAAGCACAGGAATACACTAGTCTATCGAATATGATCTCGTGAGTTGCAGTCATTATACAAATATCACTAAATTAAAGAATTATCCGACTACCAGCACTTGCAATTTCCTTATCCTGTTCTGGAGTACCTCCGGAGCAGCCAATAGCTCCAACGATATTGTCTTTCGCGTCTTTAATGACTATTCCGCCAGGTATTGTCAATAAACCATCATTGGAGTTGATCATTCCATAGGAATGGATATCAGCTCCAGCAATAATACTCCCCATGGTGTCGCTGTCTACACCAAACATGACCGCAGTTTTTGCCTTTTTTATAGCGAAGTCTATAACACCAAAGACACTGTCAAGTCTTGCTAAAGCCATTAAATGGCCGCCATTATCTACGACTACTATGCAGACAGAAATACCTAATTCGTTTGCTTTCACAATAGAAGCATTCAATATTTGGGTTGCTTGATTATAGTTTATATTCATCATATTGGTCCATTATTTTGTAAAAAGAGCACAGCAGGGTAGCTGTGCCCATAAGATATTGTTTCTTCAACTAACTTTTTGCCGTCCAAGCTTCAATCTGCAGCTGTTTTACAAAATCTTCGGTTTCCTTAGGATAAACATTCCTAAAATTAGAATTTTCGTCCAGCGCTACATCTACAATGCAATTGGCCATAGCCTGTGGATCTAATTGATTATTCAACGATTCAGCAATGCCATCAAATACAGCAGATGGTGTAAAATTGATCTCGGGATCGTACCAACGGAATATGCTATCCACGCCACGGTCATTAAATCCTGTACCATACACCCCGGGATTACATGTCGCGATCTTGATGTTAAAGTCTGCTAGTTCGGTTTTTAACCCTTCTGCAATTGCTTCCATCGCGTGTTTTGAAGCGCAATAAGCTGCAACATAAGGCACTGTCCAAAGACCGCCCATCGAAGTAGTGAACACGACCTTGCCTGGCTTTTTCTGTGCAATAAATTTTTTGATAAAGCCTCGTGCAAGTTCGAGACCTCCAAATACATTGACATCAAACATGGCACGGATTAAGTCCATTGGCTGTTCAGCGATTGGCCCACCTTCCATGATGCCAGCGTTGCTGATCAGGATATCTATATCATATTTCTTGTGAATATAAGCCAGATCCCGGGGGTTGGTCACATCTAATTTGTCAACGATAAGATCGATTCCTCTTTCGGTAGCCTCACGTATTAAGTCACTCACCTGTGGATAAACCTGTGCAGTGGCAATTACTTTGTAACCCTTGCTTGCCAGATCAAATGCAGCAATTTTTCCAAAACCGCTTGCAGCTCCTGTTATTAATATTGTTTTACTCATTTTTTTAATCTAAATGGTTTAGTCTAAATTACATGAGTTTGCATGTTATAAGTATTTCTGTACGGTTCAATTTTATATTGTTCAATGGCT
The window above is part of the Sphingobacterium sp. ML3W genome. Proteins encoded here:
- a CDS encoding heme-binding protein; its protein translation is MMNINYNQATQILNASIVKANELGISVCIVVVDNGGHLMALARLDSVFGVIDFAIKKAKTAVMFGVDSDTMGSIIAGADIHSYGMINSNDGLLTIPGGIVIKDAKDNIVGAIGCSGGTPEQDKEIASAGSRIIL
- a CDS encoding GNAT family N-acetyltransferase: MGTKISTNKLLLKPVELSDLQDMYNIRTNPQVAKYIQRDVNKNLEDIRQFIELVIKNNFYFTINTIDPSEFIGTLTLWNIDRSTNYAEIGYELLPQFQGKGLMSEAVKAILDYAFNEAGFEYIEAYTHRENIASKKLLERVGFKLVVGKIDEDNSDIIVYGINKIAEENSIDY
- a CDS encoding AraC family transcriptional regulator — its product is MTATHEIIFDRLVYSCAFEKHRGSEEFYPDHFLGFQLSGETHAFHDQGFTIIHENMVVLVKKNQLIRTIKYPSKSGKYNFIAITLDKETLQRYAFENKIVIDTQYSGKQKLFFEPNEFLSSYFLSLAPYINKTKQATPRLADIKVREAIELLLDSNPDLKYILFDFIKTYKIDLEEFMNNNYMFNVPLGSFAKLTGRSISSFKRDFAEIFNCSPKLWLKNRRLEEAYYLIKHKQQKPTSFYLDLGFENLSHFYSSFKEKYGLTTSEI
- a CDS encoding SDR family oxidoreductase, which codes for MSKTILITGAASGFGKIAAFDLASKGYKVIATAQVYPQVSDLIREATERGIDLIVDKLDVTNPRDLAYIHKKYDIDILISNAGIMEGGPIAEQPMDLIRAMFDVNVFGGLELARGFIKKFIAQKKPGKVVFTTSMGGLWTVPYVAAYCASKHAMEAIAEGLKTELADFNIKIATCNPGVYGTGFNDRGVDSIFRWYDPEINFTPSAVFDGIAESLNNQLDPQAMANCIVDVALDENSNFRNVYPKETEDFVKQLQIEAWTAKS